From the genome of Deinococcus malanensis:
TCCTTGATCATCTTGGGGTCGCTCATGCGCGCCACGCCGCCGTCTTGCCGGATGTCGGCCGGCACGCGCTCCAGGGCCATCACAGCCGTCGCGCCGGCCGCTTCCGCGATGCGGGCCTGGTCTGCTGTGACGACGTCCATGATCACGCCGCCTTTGAACATCTCGGCGAAGCCCTGCTTCAGTTGGGGGGTACCACTCTGGTGCTCAGTCATGCACGCACCATAGCCCCGAACTGACCCCTTGACCAGGGCCAGAAACGATCAACCAAAGGGGTCAGTTCAGGAATGGCCTTCATCACTGGACGCCAGGACCGCCACGATACGCTCGACGAGCTGTGAGGGCCTGAAGGGTTTGACCAGGTACTGGGCACGGACATGGGCACCCAGCTCCGGCAGAGGTTCCTGCCGTGTCAGTCCCGACAGGAAGATCACCGGCGGTGTCGCTGCTCCCAGTTCCCGGTGCAGGGCCCGCACCGATTCGAACCCGTCCCATGGAGACATCAGCACGTCCATCACGATGACGTCATAGGTCTCCTGACAGCAGCGCTCCACGGCCTCGGGCCCACTCGCGGCACAGCTCACCCGGAAGCCCTGCATGGACAGGGTCAGTTCCAGAAGTTCGAGAATCTGGGCCTCGTCGTCCACCACCAGCAGGTGCGTTTCGGCCCGGGATTTCATGGCAGCAGAGCCAGGGGGTCGACGGTCTGGCCGCCGAGACGGATCTCGAAGTGCAGGTGGGGACCGGTGCACACACCAGTGCAGCCGATGTACCCCAGCAGTTCGCCCTGCCGCACCTGCTGACCCTCAGCCACTGCCGTCCGGCTCATGTGGCCGTAGATCAGGGTGCTGTCGCCGCTGACTGTATAGACATTCAGGCCGTAGGCACCGTATCCACTCTGCGTGACCGTGCCGTCGGACGCCGAGTAGATGGGCGTGCCAACTGGCGCGGCCAGATCGATGCCGCCGTGAAAAACCTGCTCGTGGAAGGGAATATCCCGTTCAGCGTAGCGGCTGGTCAGGCGGTAGGACTTCATGGGCCAGGCCAGTGTATGTCCGCCCGCGCTGCTGGCAGTCCGCACATTGGGCTGAGTCGGGCTGGCCTGCGCTGTGGGTTGCTGCTCCGCCTTCTGTCTGGCCTGGGCCAGGGCCACCTCATACTGCACCTGCCGTTCGTAAGCCTCTTTGCGCCGCTGGCGCTCCGGGCTGTTCTTCCAGGCCAGGTAGGCCTCGTAGCGCTCCTGGCGTTCGTATTTCTCCAGGAGCTGTTGACGCCTGCGTTCGGCCTTCCAGGCCAGAAAACGCTGGTACTGTGCCTGTTTGCGCCGGACCGCCTCGGCTTTGCGCTCGGCGGCCTGACGTGCCAGCAGGGTCTTCTGGAATCCATCTGCGCGGACGTCGGGCAGCAGCAGTTCGTCGCCGACGCGCAGTGCCCCGGGCAGCACGCCGTTGGCTTCCACCGTTCTCAGCAGGTCCGCGCCGTAGCCGGCGATCAGCGACCAGGCGTTCTGACCGGGCTTGATTCGCACCAGCAGGCCGCGGGGACCAGTCGGAATGTTCAGGGTGTCCCCAGCCCGCACCTGACTCAGGCTGGTCAGGTTGAGGTTCACGCCCAGGAGGTCCACCACACCGAGTCCGAAGCGGCCCGCGATTGAGGCCAGCGAATCACCGGCCGTGACACGGTAGGTCTGAATCGATGGAGGCCGGACCGGCGCACGTTCCACCGCCGGCTCAGGCAGAAGCACGCGGACCAGGCGTCCGGGACCGGTGTCGCGCGGCAGGAAAGCCGCCGCACCCTGGGAGACGCCGTAGCGGGCTGCGACCGTCCTGAGGGGCACCCGACCACTGGTGACCACCAGGACCGACGTGCCTCCCTGGGTAGGTTGCAGGGTGACGTCGGGTGCAGGCTGCAGCAGAGCGTCTGCAGCAGGAAACAGGCCCGACAGGGGTGCGGGAAGCTCGGCGACTCCCTGGCTCTGGGCACCACCGAAGGCAAACAGGCTGAACGTCAGGACGTGGCGTGCGGCCATGCCGGCAAAAAAAGCAAACTTCATTCGGTGTGTGGAACTCCTTAACCGCCGGCCAGGGCCTGCAGAAACTCGACGTTGTTGCGGGTCTTGCCCATGCGCGACAGCAGCATTTCCATGGCGTCCGCCGGGTCCATGTCGCTGATCACCTTACGCAGCAGCCACATCTTCTTGAGGACCTCGGGCTGCAGCAGCAACTCCTCGCGACGGGTGCCGCTCTTGAGGATGTCCAGCGCCGGGAAGATCCGGCGTTCTTCCAGACGGCGCGACAGGACCAGTTCGGCGTTGCCGGTGCCCTTGAACTCCTCGAAAATCACGTCGTCCATGCGGCTGCCGGTTTCCACGAGGGCCGTGGCCAGGATGGTCAGGCTGCCGCCCTCACGGATGTTGCGTGCCGCCCCCAGGAAACGCTTGGGCCAGTGCAACGCGTTGCTGTCCAGACCGCCCGACAGGGTCCGGCCGGTTGGAGGCGTCACCAGGTTGTTGGCACGGGCCAGACGGGTGATCGAGTCAAGCAGAATCACCACGTGCCCGCCGTCCTCCACGATGCGCCGGGCGCGCTCGTGCACGAACTCGGCCACACGGACATGGTGCTGCGGGGGCTCGTCGAAGGTCGAGGCGATGACCTGGGCACCCTGGACGCTTTCACGGAAGTCGGTCACTTCTTCGGGACGCTCGTCGACCAGTAACACCATCACGGTGACGTCGGGGTAGTTCTTGACAATCGAGTTGGCAATCTTCTTGAGCAGCGTGGTTTTTCCGGCCTTGGGCGGGGCGACGATCAGGGCGCGCTGGCCCCGTCCGATCGGCACCAGCAGGTCCACAACACGCAGGCTGAGCGTGTCGTCGGTGCCGGGATCTTCCAGCACGAGCTGGGCGTCGGGAAAGGTGGGGGTCAGGTCGTCGAAGCGCGGACGGCGGCGGGCAGCTTCGGGGTCAAGGCCGTTGACCGCTTCGACGCGCACCAGCGAGCCGTAGCGTTCGTTCTCGCGTGGGCGGCGGGCGCGGCCGATGACCTGGTCACCTGTGCGCAGGTGAAACTGCTTGATGATTCCAGCCGTGACCAGCACACTGCGGCTCTGGGGATCGAGCAGGTCGGCCTGCAGAAAACCGTAGCCGTCGGGACTGATTTCCAGGTACCCGCGTGCCAGGATCTGCCCTTCAGCATCCGCCTGATGTTCCATGATGGCCAGCGCCAGGGCGTCTTTTTTCAGCTTGCGGTAGTTCTCGATGCCGTAACCGGCGGCAATCAGGTGTAGTTCTGGCAGAATTTTCTGTTGAAGTTCGTGATACGGCAGGGCGGACATGGGCTCGGTCACTTCTTCTGGCCTCCCTGGGCGTCCACGCCGCCGGTCTGTGGATTGCTGCCCGCTTCACTGGGAGGTGTATGCGCGTCAGCCCCCGCACGTTTGGCCCAGTCCTTCATGAAGCCGTCGAGGCCGGCCTGGGTGAGGGGATGCTTGATCATCTGGGTAAAGACCTTATACGGAATGGTCGCCACATCCGCTCCCGCCAGTGCCGACTGCACCACATGCGTCGGATGCCGGATGCTCGCCGCCAGCACCTTGGTCTCCAGTCCTGCAAGCACATACGCTTCCTTGATCTGCCGGATCAATTCCACGCCGTCCCACCCGATGTCGTCCACCCGCCCCGCAAACGGACTGATGTACGTCGCCCCCGCCCGTGCCGCCAGCAGCGCCTGCGGCACACTGAAGCACAAGGTCACGTTGGTTTTGATCCCGGCGTCCGTCAGCGCCTTACAGGCCTGCAACCCGGCCGGGGTGAGGGGGAGTTTCACGACGACGTGTTCACTCCACGCGGCCACTTCTTTGCCTTCGCGGATCATGCCTTCGGCGTCCAGGGCGGTGACCTCGGCGCTGATGGCGCCGCCGACCAGTTCAGAGATTTCCTGCACCACTTCGCGGAAGTCGCGGCCCGAGGCCACGATCAGACTGGGGTTGGTCGTGACGCCTGAGAGCACGCCCCAGGCGTTGATTTCCCGGATCTCGTCCACGATCGCCGTGTCAATAAAAAATTCCATGTGTCTTGTCCTCCCGGTCAGCGGGGGCGCGGGGCACACTGCGGCTCTCCCCTGCCCCCCTGTTCATGAATCAGCATACCCCGCATGAAGCGGGACAGGCGCCTGCCCCTGTTGACTATGCCGGGTACAGCCGCATTGACCGCCTGCGCCTGCCGGCCTACCATGAACAGCAACCCCGCGCAGGGGTCAAACATTCAAGACGACCGAGAGGACAGTAGGGCCGGACAGCAGGCACGAGCGAGTCAGGGGTGGTGGAAGCCTGACGCCCAGCACCGGAATTCCGAAGATCACCTCCCGCGCCGGCGGAAGAACGGCCTCAGGCCCAGTAGACCCGCCCGTACGCCCCACGACAGAGGGCCTTGCAACGAGGCCGGCCCAGGTGCCGGCGAAGTTGGGTGGTACCACGCGCACTAACCTGCCGCGTCCCAGCATCTGCTAGGGCGCGGCTGTTTTTTGGCTTGAAAGGAGGGCCACGGTGCAAAGACAACTCGACCGGTTCCGGCGTCCTGTCGAGCTGGCCCTGACCCGAATTTTATACAGCTGACCCGCCTGTTCACCCTTTCCCACGTCCTTCAGGAGTCCCTATGACCGTAACCCCCAAACCCCCGATGTTCGGAACCGTCCCAACCAATCCCAGTTTTCCGGAACTGGAATTGCAGACGCTGCGCTGGTGGCAGGAGCGCCGCATCTTCGAGCGCAGCCTGGAGCAGACCGCCGACGGCCCGCGTTTCACCTTCTACGAGGGTCCACCCACCGCCAACGGCATGCCCGGCATTCACCACGTCGAGGCGCGTAGCCTCAAGGACTTGTTTCCGCGCTTCAAGACCATGCAGGGCTACTACGTGGGCCGCAAGGCGGGCTGGGACACGCACGGGCTGCCGGTCGAGATCGCGGTGGAAAAAAAGCTCGGCCTGAACACCAAGCGTGAAGTTGAAGCGTACGGGATCGACAAGTTCAACGCTCAGTGCCGCGAGACGGTCTTCGAGTACGAGCAGGAGTGGCGCCGCTTCACCGAGCGCATGGCGTACTGGGTGGACCTGGACCGGCCCTACATGACGCTGCAGCGCAACTACATCGAATCGATCTGGTGGAGCGTGCAGCAACTGGACCAGAAAGGACTGCTGTACAAGGGTTTCCGTGTGGCGCCCTACTGTCCCAAGGACGGCACGACCCTGTCCAACGCGGAGGTCAGCGAGGGCTACAAGGACATCCAGGACCCCAGCGTGTACGTACCCTTCGTCCTGAAGGACCCGGGGGCTCTGGGGCTGCCGGCTGACACAGCGTTCCTGGTGTGGACGACCACGCCCTGGACGCTGCCGTACAACGTGGGCGTGGCGGTCCACCCGGACCTGGAGTATGTCGCTGCCCGGGACAAGGAAGGCCGCGTGCTGATCCTGGCCGCGAGTCTGCGCGCCGAGGTGCTGGGCGAGGACGCCGAGGTCGTGAAGAGCTTCCGTGGAAACGAGCTGGAGCGGGTGCCATACGAGCCCCTGTTTACCGAGGCCTACGAGACCGAGGGCGAAGGCAAGGCGGTGTGGATGTCGGGGCTGGACACCTATGTCTCGGACAAGGACGGCACCGGCCTGGTGCACACCGCGCCGGCCTTCGGTGAGGACGACATGCGGCTGGCGCGCAACTACGGGTTCCCGGTGATCGTGGGGGTGGACAGCGAGGGCAAGCACCGGTTCGGGCCGTGGAAGGGCGTGTTCTTCCGCGACGCCAACACCGAGATCGTGCGTGACCTGCGCGCGCGAGGGCTGATGTGGAAGGAGAAGAACTTCCTGCACTCGTACCCGCACTGCTGGCGCTGCGGCACCCCGCTGATGTACTACGCCACCGAGAGCTGGTACCTGAACAACACCCGCCTCAAAGGCCGCCTGATCGAGCTGAACGGCACCATCGACTGGCACCCGGCACACATCCGCACCGGGCGTTACGGCGGCTGGCTGGAAAACCTGATCGACTGGAACATCAGCCGCAGCCGCTACTGGGGCACGCCGCTGCCGGTCTGGGAGGCCGAGGACGGCGAGTACCGCGTCGTGGGCAGTTACGCCGAACTGGCCGAGCTGAGCGGCCGGACCGAGGTGACCGGCGAGGACTTCGATCCGCACCGGCCCTACGTGGACGACATCACGTTCGAGGTGGATGGTAAGACCTTCCGCCGCGTGCCGTACGTGATGGACGTGTGGTACGACTCGGGCTCCATGCCGTTCGCGCAGCACCACTATCCCTTCGAGAACCGGGAACTGTTCGAGCAGGGCGGCTTCCCGGCGGACTACATCAGTGAGGCCATCGACCAGACCCGCGGGTGGTTTAACTCGCTGCACCAGATCGGCACCATGGTGTTCGACTCGGTGGCCTACAAGTCGGTGATCTGCGCCGGGCACTTCCTGGACGAGAAGGGCCAGAAGATGAGCAAGTCCAAGGGAAACATCCTCGACCCCTGGGAGGTGTTCAACACCTACGGCGCGGACGCCGCGCGCTGGTACACCTACGTGTCCGCACCGCCGGAGCTGTCGCGCCGGGTGGGGCTGAATGTCATCGGCGAGGCCTTCCGCAGCTACTTCATGACGCTGTGGAACACGTACTCCTTCTTCGTGCTGTATGCCAACCTGGACCAGCCGGACCTGCGCGCGGCCCCGCCGGTCGAGGAGCGGCCCGAGGTGGACCGCTGGCTCGTCGCCAAGGTGCAGGCGCTGGTGGGCACCGTCACAGCCGCACTGGACAGCTACGACCCCACGGGATCGAGCCGGGCGCTCCAGGACTTTGTGGTCGAGGACCTCAGCAACTGGTACGTGAGACGCAATCGTCGGCGCTTCTGGAGTGGAGACGGGCAGGTGGACCTCAGCGCCTACGCCACGCTCCACTACGCGCTGGTGACAGTCACGCAGTTGACCGCTCCGTTCACGCCGTTCCTGGCCGAGTCGCTGTATCAGAATCTGGTCCGCAGCGTGACTCCGGACGCGCCCGAAAGCGTGCATCTGGGCACCTGGCCGCAGGTGAACGAGGCCCTCAGCGCGCCGGAACTGGTCGGCGAGATGGACGCGGTGCTGCGCGTGGTGTCACTGGGCCGTGCGGTACGCGGGCAGACGGGCATGCGCCAGCGTCAGCCGCTGCCCAAAGTGATGCTGCGCGCCCGCACATCCGAACAGACGGCGGCCCTGGGGCGCTTTGCCGAGCAGATCAAGGAGGAACTGAACGTCAAGGAGGTCGAGCTGCTTGACCAGTACGCCGAGCTGGTGAGCTACCAGCTACGGCCGAACCTGCCGCTGCTGGGCAAGAAGTTCGGCAAGGCGGTGCCGCAGGTTCGGGCAGCGCTGCAGGAGGCCGACGCTTCCGAGGTCGCCCGTTTCGTGCGCGACGGCAAGTTCTTTGAGGTCGTCGCTCCGACCGGCGAGCGCTTCGAACTGGGGCCCGACGAGGTGCTGGTGGACGCCCGTTCTCCCGAAGGCTTTGCGGCGCAGGAGGAAGCAGGCTACCTGGTGGCCTTCGATACGCAGCTGACCCGCGAGCTGGAGCTTGAAGGGCTTGCCCGCGACCTGGTGCGCGGCATCCAGGACGGCCGCAAGAAGGCCGGGTTCGAAGTGTCCGACCGGATCACGCTGCATCTGGACCTGACCGGCGACACCCGTGAGGCGGCCGAGGTCTGGCAGGAGTACCTGATGAGCGAAACCCTGACCGAGGCGCTGGTCTTCGGCGTGGCCGAGGGCTTCGCCGCAGAGGTCGAGGGTGGCACGGCGTACCTGGAACGGCTGGACCGCGACGGGTCCGTGGCGGGCGCCTGAACGCTTCAGCCAAGGGGAAAGGGGCGCCAGCTGGCGCCCCCTTTTTTCGATTCACTCAGCCGTGGTAGGGCCGCACCAGCACACCGAAGGTCCCCGGACCGACGTGGGCCCCGATCACCGGACCCAGGAGCAGGGCACGCCCCTGCTTGATGTTTAGCCCACTGCGGCTGACCGCACCCTGCAGTTCAGAGATGCGGGCCACATCGCGCCCGGCGTGAACGATGGTTACGGAGACCGGCCTGTTCCCGAAGCGCTGCACTGCGTTGGCCAGCATGTCCGGAAGAACCTGTGGGGCCTTGAGGCGCTTGACCACGCTGAGCTTGCCCTGATCGAAGTGCAGCACCGGACGCAGGTTAAGCATGTTGCCGACCACCTGCTGCGCCCGGCCGATCCGTCCGCTGCGGCGCAGGTATTCCAGAGACGCCACGCTGAAGTCGGTGGACATCTCCGTGCGGATGGCATGGACCAGCTGTTCGGCCTGCTCCATGCTCTGGCCCGCGTCCAGGGCTGCGCGGGCCGCCAGGGCCACCTCGGCCAGGGGCGCCGTGGTCAGGAGGCTGTCCACCACCCGCACGCGCGTGGGCTCAGGCAGGCGGCTGACGGCTTCACGGGCGTGACGCACGGTCTCCGAGAGTTCGCCGGAAATGTGTACGCTGAAGACGGCCTCATGCGTCTCCAGCAGACCCCGGTAATGCTGCTCGAAAAAATCGGCGCTGGGCGGCTCTGTGGTGGCCTGACCACCCGAACGCAGGTGGTCGTACACGGCGTCGGGGTCGATCTCCTGCCAGTCGAGAAAGCTGCGCCCACCGATCTGAACCGTCAGGGGAATCACTTCGATGCCGTAGGTCTGGGCCGCCTCCGGGGACAAATCGCTGGTGGAGTCGGTGAGCACGGCAATCATGACCTCAACCTAGATGGACCACAGACGCACTTCCGTGAGCTTCCTTACGCCCTGGGGGGCGTATGACGCCCCCTGGACGGCTGGGCTTGACATGCGGCTGACCGCTACAGAGTTCTATACTTCGCAACCATGACGCCTGGATTTCCCCCACAAGACGGCCTGAAGATCGCAGTGCTGTGTCACGCGAGCGCCGGGGGCTCCGGGGTGGTCGCGACCGAACTCGGGCTGATGGTCGCCCGCGCAGGGCATGAGGTCCATTTTGTGGGCTCAGCGCAACCCTTCCGGCTGGCCGGTGCCGGTGGAATGACCGGTCCCTATTTCCATCAGGTGGGGGGCTTCGCCTACGCCCTGTTCGACCAGCCATATCCGGAGCTGGCGGCGGCCAACACCCTGACCGAGGTCATCCTCGAGCATGGCGTGGAACTCTCGCACGCGCATTACGCGATTCCGCACGCGAGTGCGGCGCTGCATGCCCGCAGCGTCAGCGGGAAGACACGCGTCATCACCACCCTGCACGGCACCGACGTGACCCTGGTGGGCGCCGAACCGGCCTTCCGCCACACCACGCGCTACGCCATCGAGCGGTCTGACCATGTCACGGCGGTGTCGTCGTTCCTGGCAAACCAGACCCGCGAGGTCTTCGGGACCGATCGTGAGATCGAGGTTATTCACAACTTCGTCGACAGTACCCGCTTTGTGCGCATCACCGATCCTGCGGTGCGCGCCCGCTTTGCGCATCCGGATGAGGCCCTGCTGGTGCATGTCAGCAACTTCAGGGCCGTAAAGCGCCCGGAGGACGTCGTTCAGGTCTTCGCACGGGTGGCCAGTGAGATTCCAGCCCGTCTGCTGATGATCGGGGACGGTCCGGAGCGTCCCCGCGCCTTTGAACTTGCCCAACAACTGGGCGTCATCGGACGGACCCACTTCCTCGGCTCGTTTCCAGATGTCCAGACCATCCTGGGCATCAGTGATCTCTTCCTGCTGCCCAGCAGCAACGAGAGTTTCGGGCTGGCGGCCCTGGAGGCCATGAGTTGCGAGGTCCCGGTGGTGGCTGCCCGTGCAGGTGGCGTGCCCGAGGTGGTGGAGGACGGTGTTACCGGCTTCCTCTCCCCCGTGGCGGACGTAGACCACATGGCGGACCGGGCCCTACAGATCCTGCGCGACCGTGACGTGTATACCCGCATGGCCCAGGCCGCCCGGCAAGCGGCAGTCAACAGGTTTCCCCCAGAGCTGATCGTGCCACAGTACCTGAACGCCTATCACCGGACGGTCGCGGGCCAATAAGCGTTACCAGGCTGGCATGCAATTGAGCCCCTCTATTAAGTGAATAGTTTCACGATATAACCCACTCGTGAAATGATTACTCGCTTCTTGCATTAGCGAAGAAAAAAGGGCCCCGGCCCTTCATTCACCTATCGTCCTTATCGGTTCAACCGGACGGTCACGCCGATATCTGCGGCAAATGGCCTGAGACTGACTGCTCTTCCGACATCGACCAGGAATGCGTTCCATCCCCGCTTGACCTGGGCCACGTACCCCTTGTTGGCCTTGACGGTGACGTCCCCGTTGACCCACACGATAAACAGGGTGGATCGTCCCGCCTGGGCAGCCACCTCTCTGAGCGGCTCGGCGTCATCGCGGCGACCGTTGTTGTTCAGGTCGCGGTAGGTGAAGAATCGCAACTCCGCGGACTGGACCTGTCCACTCACAGCAACCGGGTCAATCACACCCGGCCAGGACACGTTCTGTGGCGTGAGGGCCACCTGTGCCCGCGCCGTAGGAGCAGCGATGGGGATTTCCATGCTGAAGCGGTTGCCCTGCACTGGTACACCGACGATTTCCTGGACCGGCTGACCGAATGGACTGACCACCCAGCCGCTGACCCGGGTGTCGGCAGTGACTGTTCCGTCCACCGTACCGGACACGATCAGGGCCGAGGCCTGCGTGGCCAGCAGGCCCAGCATCAGGGAAAGGACGTGACGAGTCTTCATGTCTCCAGTGTACGGGTCTGACTGACGGCGATATGACTCCACATGACAGTCCGCGAGGGCCAAAAGAGGGGACCGGGTCCAAGTGACCCGGCCCTCCTTCAAAACCCTGCTTACTTGTTCAGCGCCTGCTTGACCAGGTCGATGATCTCGGGCATGGTGTCGGCCACCGGTACGTTCGCTGCGGCGAAGGCCGCGAGCTTGCTTTCGGGGGTACCGACGTCGCCCATGATGATCGCGCCAGCGTGACCCATGCGCTTACCTTTGGGTGCACTGCGGCCGCTGATAAAGGCCACCACGGGCTTTTTCATGTTCTGGGCGATGTATTCGGCGGCGGCTTCCTCGTCGGCTCCACCGATCTCACCGATGACCACGACAGCGTCGGTGTCGGGATCAGCTTCGAACAGCGGCAGGACGTCCGCGAAGGTTGTGCCGATCACAGGGTCGCCACCAATGCCGACGGTGGTGCTGGTGCCCATGCCCGCGTCGTTCAGCAGCTTTGCAGCCTCGTAGGTCAGGGTGCCGGAGCGGCTGATCAGGCCGATTCGGCCGGGGTTGGCGTAGATCTTGTTGGGCATGATGCCGATCTTGGCTTCACCGTTGGTCACCAGGCCGGGGCAGTTGCCGCCGATCAGACGGATGCCTTCGCCACCCTGCGCACGGCTCTCGGCGTCCAGGAGTTTGACTTCCTGTACAGCGCGCATCATGTCCACGGTGGGCACGCCTTCGGTGATCAGCACGATCAGGGGCATGCCGGCGTGGGCCGCTTCCAGCACGGCGTCGGCGGCGCCTGCAGGCGGCACGAAAATGATCGAGACGTTGGCGCCGTGCTTCTCCTTGGCTTCAGCCACCGAGTTGTACACGGGCCAGCCTTCGAAGTCGGTGCCGCCCTTGCCTGGGGTCACGCCCGCCACAACCTGAGTGCCGAATTCCTTCATGGCGCGGCTGTGGCTGGCGCCTTCGCGGCCGGTCATGCCCTGGACGATGACCTTGCTGTTCCTGTCAACGAGAATGCCCATTATTTGGCCTCCGCAGCGTTTGCTTCCTTGGCAGCTTCATCGGCCGCTTCAAACATGGTGGGGTACATCTGAATCAGAGGGCTGTTGACCTCGGCCAGCAGCGCCTTGGCTTCGTCCTCGGCCGTACCAGCGATCCGCATGCGCACCGGCTTGGTCAGGATGCCGTCTTTCAGGGCCTGAATGACGCCCTTGGCAACCTCATCGGCGCGGGTGATACCGCCGAAGATGTTGATGAAGATGGCTTTGACGTCGGTGTCCTTGCTGACCAGCTTCACCGCGTTGTACACGACCTCGGCCTTGGCGCCGCCGCCGATGTCCAGGAAGTTGGCGGGCTTGGCGCCGGCACGGTTGACCACGTCCAGCGAGGTCATCACGATGCCTGCGCCGTTGCCCAGCACGCCGACATTGCCGTCGAGCTTCACGTAGGCAAAGCCGTACTTGCTGGCCTCGATTTCCAGGGGGTGCTCGGCTTCCAGCTCGCGCCAGTCGGCCAGGTCCTGGTGACGGTACATGGCGTTGTCGTCGATCTCGAACTTGGTGTCCAGCGCGAGCGGCACACCGTCGGGACCAACGAACAGCGGGTTGATCTCGACGAGCACGGCGTCGCGCTTCAGCGCGGCCTCGCTCATCTTGACCATCATGTCGGCGATCTTGTTCAGGTTGCCCTTGAAGCCGGCCTTGATGGCCACTTCGCGCGCCTCGTAGGGACGCAGGCCAGTCACCGGGTCCACGCGGTGCTTGATGATCTTCTCGGGGGTCGCGGCGGCGACTTCCTCAATTTCCATCCCGCCCTCGGCGGAAGCCATCAGGGTGTAGCTCTGCACGTTGCGGTCGACGATCATGCCGACGTAGTACTCGGTGCCCGCGTCGATGTCCACGGCCTTGGTGACCAGGACCTTGTTGACCGTCAGGCCCTTGATGTCCATGCCGAGAATCTTCTCGCCGTTTTCGAAGGCCTTGTCCTCGGAGGGGCTGAACTTCACGCCGCCAGCCTTGCCGCGCCCACCCACGTGCACCTGGGCCTTGACGACCACCGGCTGACCGTATTCGCGGGCGATCTGCCGCACCTCGTCGGGGGTACGGGCGACCTTGCCGTCCTGAACGTTGACGCCGAACTGGCGCAGAATTTCCTTGCCCTGATACTCGTGAAGTTTCACGGTTCCTGCCTCCTCAATGGTGGGGTGATTGGCCAGTGTTCCCGGGCCAGCTCTACTTTTGTCCC
Proteins encoded in this window:
- the sucC gene encoding ADP-forming succinate--CoA ligase subunit beta, with protein sequence MKLHEYQGKEILRQFGVNVQDGKVARTPDEVRQIAREYGQPVVVKAQVHVGGRGKAGGVKFSPSEDKAFENGEKILGMDIKGLTVNKVLVTKAVDIDAGTEYYVGMIVDRNVQSYTLMASAEGGMEIEEVAAATPEKIIKHRVDPVTGLRPYEAREVAIKAGFKGNLNKIADMMVKMSEAALKRDAVLVEINPLFVGPDGVPLALDTKFEIDDNAMYRHQDLADWRELEAEHPLEIEASKYGFAYVKLDGNVGVLGNGAGIVMTSLDVVNRAGAKPANFLDIGGGAKAEVVYNAVKLVSKDTDVKAIFINIFGGITRADEVAKGVIQALKDGILTKPVRMRIAGTAEDEAKALLAEVNSPLIQMYPTMFEAADEAAKEANAAEAK
- the bshA gene encoding N-acetyl-alpha-D-glucosaminyl L-malate synthase BshA, encoding MTPGFPPQDGLKIAVLCHASAGGSGVVATELGLMVARAGHEVHFVGSAQPFRLAGAGGMTGPYFHQVGGFAYALFDQPYPELAAANTLTEVILEHGVELSHAHYAIPHASAALHARSVSGKTRVITTLHGTDVTLVGAEPAFRHTTRYAIERSDHVTAVSSFLANQTREVFGTDREIEVIHNFVDSTRFVRITDPAVRARFAHPDEALLVHVSNFRAVKRPEDVVQVFARVASEIPARLLMIGDGPERPRAFELAQQLGVIGRTHFLGSFPDVQTILGISDLFLLPSSNESFGLAALEAMSCEVPVVAARAGGVPEVVEDGVTGFLSPVADVDHMADRALQILRDRDVYTRMAQAARQAAVNRFPPELIVPQYLNAYHRTVAGQ
- the sucD gene encoding succinate--CoA ligase subunit alpha, with product MGILVDRNSKVIVQGMTGREGASHSRAMKEFGTQVVAGVTPGKGGTDFEGWPVYNSVAEAKEKHGANVSIIFVPPAGAADAVLEAAHAGMPLIVLITEGVPTVDMMRAVQEVKLLDAESRAQGGEGIRLIGGNCPGLVTNGEAKIGIMPNKIYANPGRIGLISRSGTLTYEAAKLLNDAGMGTSTTVGIGGDPVIGTTFADVLPLFEADPDTDAVVVIGEIGGADEEAAAEYIAQNMKKPVVAFISGRSAPKGKRMGHAGAIIMGDVGTPESKLAAFAAANVPVADTMPEIIDLVKQALNK